A single window of Desulfotomaculum sp. DNA harbors:
- a CDS encoding (4Fe-4S)-binding protein, translating into MSKVKKKIKRITVDIEKCNGCRACEAICSAFHAEPKYSTTNPERSRIRLMRHPLKDIFVPVYAGEYTPAECMGRDKYIIEGREYDECGFCRAACPSRTLFHEPDSGLPLKCDMCEDDPPQEKPLCVQWCINDALIYEEREEEVEETVQIDEIEIGIQSLADKHGIDKVVEIISRMSQKS; encoded by the coding sequence ATGAGTAAAGTTAAGAAGAAAATCAAAAGAATCACGGTCGATATTGAAAAATGCAATGGCTGCCGTGCGTGCGAGGCGATTTGCTCCGCCTTTCACGCTGAACCGAAATACAGCACTACTAATCCGGAGAGGTCCCGTATCCGGTTGATGCGTCATCCGCTGAAAGACATATTTGTTCCTGTTTACGCCGGTGAATATACTCCGGCCGAATGTATGGGCAGAGACAAATATATAATTGAAGGAAGAGAGTACGACGAGTGCGGTTTCTGCAGGGCTGCCTGCCCTTCCAGGACGCTTTTCCATGAACCCGATTCCGGCCTTCCTTTAAAGTGCGATATGTGTGAAGACGATCCGCCGCAGGAAAAGCCGCTTTGTGTTCAGTGGTGCATAAACGACGCCCTGATCTATGAAGAAAGGGAAGAGGAAGTCGAAGAGACTGTTCAGATAGACGAAATTGAGATAGGAATTCAATCTTTGGCGGACAAGCATGGAATAGACAAGGTTGTAGAAATCATTAGCAGGATGTCACAGAAGAGCTAG